The genomic window TGGGTGCGTTGAGTCTGTTCTGGATCGGTTCGGCATGGCCCTACGGTTCGTCGGCCATGCTTATCGCCACGGTCTTTGCGGGTCTGTTCGCCGCGGCGCCAAATCCATCGCTGGCGGTGAGGGAAACGTTCACCGGTTATCTGCTGGGCATGGCGGTCTGCTTTGTCTGTCTGTTCTACGTGCTTCCCGAAATGGATGGCTTTTCGTTGCTGATTGCGGGCAGCGCACCGTTCCTGATGGTGGGCCTGGCGCTGATGGCCGCTCCGGCAACCACCCGCGTCGGCGTGGGTTATTGCATGGGTTTTGCGTACATCCTGGGCACGAAGAACCAGATGGTTTTCGATGTCATGAATTTTCTCAATGACATGATCGCCCAGCTGATCGGCGTGGCATCAGCGGGTATCTCTTTCGTCATCATTCCTCCGGCCATTGGCAGCATATGGTTCATCCATCGCCAGTTGGATCGCCTGCGGCGCCAGGTTGGTTCGGCGGCTACCGCGCCTCTGACAGGCTTGCGCAGCCGCTTCGAAAGCATGAATCATGATTTGTTCGGCCAGATCGTGGCGCAGACCGAGCGCGGCAGTCAGGCATCGCGCAACCTGCTGGCCTGGGCGCTTTCCGTGCATGAAATGGGTCGCACGCTGATCGAGTTGCGCAACCAGATGGCGAACCGTTCATTGCCGGGCGAAGTTCACGGCGCCATCACACGTGCTATCGACGCATTGGCCCGGCTGTACGAACAACCCAGCGTCGTCAGCTACGAACATGCACTGCATGCGCTGAGCGCCGCTACCGTCATGACCAGCCGCGATCCATCCATGCACACACTGATGGATTACCTGCATCTGTTGCGCCTGGCGCTGGTCGACGACCAATCTGTACTTGCCGAATACATGCGATCCAAAACTCTTGCCAATGGAGCGACCCATGCCGCGTGAAATTGCCATCGGAGGCGTTCTGATACCGGGATTGCTGGTGTGGTTCCTCCTTTCCCTGGCGTTGTTGCTGCTGTTCGACTGGGTGGTTGGCCGTTACGGCCTCTATCGCTTTGTCTGGCATCCGGCGCTGTTTCGCCTTGCCTTCTTCGTCTGTATTTTCGGCAGCGTTGCGCTGCTGCTCTATTGATCAGCGACGACTGTTTCCACCAAGAATCCTATGAAAACTGCCCAGTACATTCGCATAACCCTGACCGTCGTCATCGTCCTTATCGCGGCGCTTGTCGCGACAGCCATGTGGCGGCATTACATGTATTCGCCGTGGACGCGCGATGGCCGCGTGCGTGCCGAGGTGGTGCGCATCGCGCCGGACGTCGCCGGCCTCGTCACCCAGGTCAATGTGATCGACAACCAGATCGTGAAGAAGGGTGACGTACTGTTTGTGATCGACCCAGCGCGCTACACCGACGCCGTGGAGCAAGCCAAGGCTAATCTGGCTGCCGCGCAGGCCGCCGTGAAATCGGCCGAGGCGAATATTGACGCGGCCAAGGCGGGTACCGTGCAAAGCAAGTCGAACTTCGACATGTACGCGGCGCAGGCCAAGCGTCGTCAGGATCTGAAAGACGTCGTGTCCAACGAAGACCGCACCAACGCCACGGCAACCGCCGATGCCGCGCGCGCTACCCTGAACAAGGCGCAGGCCGGTCAGGAGCAGGCGCTTGCCGCCAAACTGCAGGCAGATGCGGCTGTGAAGCAGGCGGAAGCGGCGCTCGCCACGGCCGAACTCAACCTGCAGCGCACCCAGGTGCGCGCGCCAGTGGATGGCTACGTGACCAATCTGCTGGTGCGCGTAGGCGACTACGCCAGTGCCGGTGCGCCGCGGCTTGCACTGATCGACAGCCACTCGTTCTGGGTGGATGGCTATTTCGAGGAAACCAAGCTGCCGCACATTCGCATCGGCGATGAAGTGGATATTCGCCTGATGGCCGGCGGCGTGCATCTACGCGGCACTGTCGAAGGCATCGCGCGTGGCATTGCCGAAGCGGTCGATCCCACCAGCAACGATCTGCTGGCCAACATCAATCCCACCTTCAACTGGGTGCGTCTGGCGCAGCGCGTGCCGGTGCGTGTGCACATCGACACGGATCACATGCCGGCCGGCACGGTGCTGGTGGCAGGCCAGACGGCCACCCTGATCCTGCATCCGGATCAGAAGTCCGATAACAACGGCACGTCACGGTGAGCCGGCCATGCGTTCGGACATGATCAAACTCAAACGTTTTTCCGCTGCTGCGGTAGCGCTGGCTGTCAGTTTTGCGCTGACCGGCTGTGTCACGCCCGGTGGTCTGCATACCACCGGCAAAACCATCGATGCGGGCAGCCTCAAGAGTGAGCAAAGCCTGGCTGGCGTCACGCTCAGTCCGACGGCATGGCCGACGCAGGACTGGTGGGAAGGCTTCAGCGATCCGCAGCTCAGTGCATTGATCGATGAGGCGTTGAAGAACAATCCCAATCTCACTGAAGCGGAAGCGCGTGCACGCCAAGCCGAGGCCGTGGCGGCAGGTGTCGATGCAGCACGCATGCCGCAGGTAGCGTTGGATGCTGAAGTCATCGGCGCGCGTTATTCCGAGAAGGATCCCGTTTATCCGTCCTATGCTCTGGGCACATTCGCGTGGGGCAAGGCAGTCACGGCGGGTCTGTCGTGGGATCTTGATCTATGGGGCGGCAAGCGCGCCGCGTGGGAGGCGGCTCTGGGACGCAGCCGCGCGGCGGAGATCGACGTGCATGCAGCGCGCATCCAGTTGTCGGTCAACGTAGCCCGTGCGTATGTCAACCTTGGTTACGCCTTTGCCGAACAGGACGTCGCGGAAAACGAATTGCAGCGCACTTCCAAGTCGCTGGCGTTGACACGTCGTTTAGTGGCCGGTGGCTTGGGTACGCCGCAACAGGAGGCGCTGGCCGACTCACAGGAGGCCAGCGCAGAACAGCAGAAAGCGCAGGCCGATCGTGCGATCGATGCGGCGCGCAGTGCATTGTCGGTGCTATTGGGTGAGGGGCCGGATCGCGGCTTGAGCATCACCCGTCCGCAAATGCTCAATACCGACCACCTTGCGCTGCCAGATCAACTGCAAGTCGATCTGATCGGTCGCCGCGCCGATCTGGTGGCCGCACGTTGGCAGGTCGAGGCGGCATCCAAGGACATCAAGGCGGCTCGCACGGAATTCCTGCCCAACGTCAATCTCAGTGCCATGGCCGGTTTCGTGGCCGTAGGCGGCAGTACCAGCGTGTTCCAGTTACCTGCGCGCACCTATCAATTCGGGCCTGCTTTGAGTCTGCCGATTTTCGACGGTGGCCGCCTGCGTGCCAATCTGGCGGGCGCCAATGCCGTCTACGACGAAGCCGTTGCGCGCTACAACGGCCTGCTGATTCGCGCTGTGAACGAAGTGGCCGACTTGGTATCCGCACTTAATTCGGTGCGTATCCAGATCGCGCTGGAAGAACGCGCCCAACGTGACGCCCAGAAGAGCTGGGACGACGCCATGGCTGGCTACAAGGGCGGCATCAGCGGGCAGCTCACCCCGCTCACCGCGCGCCAGCAATTGCTATTGACCGAACAGCGTCTGGCCGCGTTGAAGAGCCAACAGGCGGATCTGTCGGTTCGCATGATCGATGCATTGGGCGGCGGCTACAGCGCAACGGTAACGGCCAGCCGCTAAGGCAGACTTAAAGCAAGACCAGTCCCGGACATCATCCGGGGCTGCGGCCGTAGGTGTTTGTACGAACATTTTCACAACGCGAAACGGGCGGCGTCATGCCATGCAGGCCCGTCACTGGAAGCGTGAAAATGAATCAGACAAGCGCCAGCAAGCGCTTCTTTTGCCGCATGCTCGCATGGCTCATGCTCGTGCCAAGGATGATCGCCAGCACAAGGGACAAGAAGCGTAGCGAGCCCATCATCAACTATGGGAGCTATAAAGTAAGCGATGCAGGCGTTCGCCTTGTGTTGGAGCGCATTGCAGTCGAAACAGGCCGCGCGGTGAAAGTTACTAGCGGTGATCGGGACTGGGTGCCATCAGGCGGGGCGCGCAACAGCCTTCATCTGAACAAGCGTGCGGTTGATTTTCATGTGGAAGGCTGGCCGGACGCCCAGGTCTTCGACCTGCTGCTCGCCAAACGGGCAACCATTTTCGGAGAGTCGAAGGGCAAGGCCTTTCGCTATCAGATTATCCAGCACGGGCCGGACACCATCACCGGTGGCGCGCATATCCATATGGGCATCGTGCCGGAGCCTGGCGAGGCATACGGCCGCGGTTTTCTGGTGGAAGGCATGACGGCTGCGACGCGAGGGCGATACAAAGTCGTCGACCCGCCTTGAGTGCTGTATCAAAACGCGATGGCGCGGCGTAATCCAACACGAGCTTTGCGAATAGGTTGGATTACGCCGCAGTGTCTCAGAACTTGTACATCGCACTCAGGTTGACCTGATTACCGCTGGTCGTCGTACGGTTGCTGCCGTTGGTGGTGCTGTTGAGAATGG from Dyella caseinilytica includes these protein-coding regions:
- a CDS encoding DUF1656 domain-containing protein, with the translated sequence MPREIAIGGVLIPGLLVWFLLSLALLLLFDWVVGRYGLYRFVWHPALFRLAFFVCIFGSVALLLY
- a CDS encoding biotin/lipoyl-binding protein encodes the protein MKTAQYIRITLTVVIVLIAALVATAMWRHYMYSPWTRDGRVRAEVVRIAPDVAGLVTQVNVIDNQIVKKGDVLFVIDPARYTDAVEQAKANLAAAQAAVKSAEANIDAAKAGTVQSKSNFDMYAAQAKRRQDLKDVVSNEDRTNATATADAARATLNKAQAGQEQALAAKLQADAAVKQAEAALATAELNLQRTQVRAPVDGYVTNLLVRVGDYASAGAPRLALIDSHSFWVDGYFEETKLPHIRIGDEVDIRLMAGGVHLRGTVEGIARGIAEAVDPTSNDLLANINPTFNWVRLAQRVPVRVHIDTDHMPAGTVLVAGQTATLILHPDQKSDNNGTSR
- a CDS encoding efflux transporter outer membrane subunit, producing the protein MIKLKRFSAAAVALAVSFALTGCVTPGGLHTTGKTIDAGSLKSEQSLAGVTLSPTAWPTQDWWEGFSDPQLSALIDEALKNNPNLTEAEARARQAEAVAAGVDAARMPQVALDAEVIGARYSEKDPVYPSYALGTFAWGKAVTAGLSWDLDLWGGKRAAWEAALGRSRAAEIDVHAARIQLSVNVARAYVNLGYAFAEQDVAENELQRTSKSLALTRRLVAGGLGTPQQEALADSQEASAEQQKAQADRAIDAARSALSVLLGEGPDRGLSITRPQMLNTDHLALPDQLQVDLIGRRADLVAARWQVEAASKDIKAARTEFLPNVNLSAMAGFVAVGGSTSVFQLPARTYQFGPALSLPIFDGGRLRANLAGANAVYDEAVARYNGLLIRAVNEVADLVSALNSVRIQIALEERAQRDAQKSWDDAMAGYKGGISGQLTPLTARQQLLLTEQRLAALKSQQADLSVRMIDALGGGYSATVTASR
- a CDS encoding D-Ala-D-Ala carboxypeptidase family metallohydrolase; its protein translation is MIASTRDKKRSEPIINYGSYKVSDAGVRLVLERIAVETGRAVKVTSGDRDWVPSGGARNSLHLNKRAVDFHVEGWPDAQVFDLLLAKRATIFGESKGKAFRYQIIQHGPDTITGGAHIHMGIVPEPGEAYGRGFLVEGMTAATRGRYKVVDPP